The Delphinus delphis chromosome 2, mDelDel1.2, whole genome shotgun sequence genome contains a region encoding:
- the RNASE10 gene encoding inactive ribonuclease-like protein 10, whose protein sequence is MPQQQGMWWEGQEKWEKSEKGSLSWVGNGVMWRKERRPQRLCCRGLGESTISTGGKFHFKVSPLFPSSPPGKMKLTLVQIFFIMLLLLLGLGVGLGLGLQMAAAVLEESDQLLNEFQSSDSHDKAEASREGVGTLRSIETLSNKEVVQLEETTVSEDEVGGNKMLRAEALFQSNKDYLRSDLMDRECNALMAQKMKPHNHTCIPRYIFIHEELEAVKAVCKSPVVACDLKGGKCHKSSRPFDLTICKLSKPGQVTPHCNYITFILEKYIFMSCSDMKVQVTSGP, encoded by the coding sequence ATGCCACAGCAACAGGGAATGTGGTGGGAGGGACAGGAGAAATGGGAAAAGAGTGAGAAAGGATCTCTGTCTTGGGTGGGGAATGGGGTaatgtggagaaaggagaggagaccCCAAAGACTATGCTGTCGGGGCTTAGGGGAATCTACGATCTCTACTGGAGGCAAGTTTCATTTCAAAGTCAGTCCTctgtttccctcctcccctccaggcaAAATGAAGCTGACCCTGGTGCAGATCTTTTTCATAATGTTGCTGCTCCTGCTGGGCCTGGGGGTAGGCCTGGGGCTGGGACTTCAGATGGCCGCAGCAGTCCTGGAGGAAAGTGATCAGCTACTGAATGAGTTTCAGTCCAGTGACTCACATGACAAGGCTGAAGCCTCTAGGGAGGGAGTGGGCACCCTTCGAAGCATAGAAACCCTTAGCAACAAAGAAGTGGTGCAACTGGAAGAGACCACCGTCAGTGAAGATGAAGTTGGAGGAAACAAGATGCTCAGAGCTGAGGCTCTCTTTCAGAGCAACAAAGACTATCTGAGGTCTGACCTGATGGACAGGGAATGCAATGCCCTGATGGCACAGAAGATGAAGCCGCACAACCACACATGCATACCCCGGTACATATTCATCCATGAGGAACTAGAGGCAGTCAAAGCTGTCTGTAAGAGTCCTGTTGTTGCCTGTGACCTCAAGGGAGGCAAGTGTCACAAAAGCTCCCGTCCTTTTGATTTGACAATCTGCAAGTTATCCAAACCAGGCCAAGTCACTCCTCACTGCAATTACATAACTTTCATTCttgaaaagtacatttttatGTCCTGTAGTGACATGAAAGTCCAGGTAACATCTGGACCATGA